The Sporohalobacter salinus genome includes a region encoding these proteins:
- a CDS encoding GNAT family N-acetyltransferase, with amino-acid sequence MNIRIKKAEIGDGDLVFRLTKRAFQHYNVSSCSPVTPALSETLEDVREDIKEKNILIAYLHGKPVGSVRFYSSNGEDFYLSRLGVIGKYQNQNIGRRLVAEVEKRAKAKGGERIILYSAYSSKGLMGFYQKLGYKIVEIRNDPDYTRAVIQKELEQVDVGKIKEEQNYEVMEW; translated from the coding sequence TGGTGATTTAGTATTTAGACTTACAAAACGTGCTTTTCAGCATTATAATGTTTCTTCTTGCTCTCCAGTGACTCCAGCATTATCAGAAACATTAGAAGATGTTAGAGAGGATATTAAGGAAAAAAATATTTTAATTGCTTATCTTCATGGTAAGCCTGTAGGATCAGTTCGATTCTATTCGTCGAATGGAGAAGACTTTTATTTAAGTAGATTGGGAGTAATAGGGAAATATCAGAATCAAAATATTGGACGTAGGTTAGTAGCAGAAGTAGAAAAGCGAGCAAAAGCAAAAGGTGGAGAAAGAATTATTCTTTATTCGGCTTATAGTTCAAAGGGATTAATGGGATTTTATCAGAAATTAGGTTATAAGATTGTTGAAATTAGAAATGATCCTGATTATACTAGGGCAGTAATCCAGAAAGAATTGGAGCAGGTTGATGTGGGAAAGATTAAGGAGGAGCAGAATTATGAAGTTATGGAGTGGTAG
- the argH gene encoding argininosuccinate lyase — protein sequence MKLWSGRFQAETDQLVEKYTSSIGFDQRLYKYDIQGSIAHVNMLAECEILTNEERDQIICGLKEILEEIEAGDFEFEIGLEDIHMNIEQSLIDKIGSVGGKLHTARSRNDQVALDLRLYLRDQIEVIQTLIEKLQKVLLNLAEENIDIIMPGYTHLQRAQPVRVAHHLLAYYYKLKRDYDRLTDVYKRTNVLPLGAGALAGTTFDIDRQFVADELGFDKVSQNSLDTVSDRDFVIEFLAASSTLMMHLSRFSEELVLWTSQEFDFVDIDDAFCTGSSIMPQKKNPDVPELIRGKTGRIYGHLMQLLTVMKGLPLAYNKDMQEDKEGLFDTVDTLQGALELFSRMLSNTSFKQVKLEETAEDGFTNATDVADYLVEKGLPFREAHEVVGKTVLYCIKEDKKLSELKLKEWQNFSDKFSDDIYQKIDIETAVDARDSVGGPAKEEVMRVITAENKEWE from the coding sequence ATGAAGTTATGGAGTGGTAGATTTCAAGCAGAGACTGATCAATTGGTAGAGAAATATACTTCTTCTATTGGTTTTGATCAGCGGTTGTATAAATATGATATTCAGGGTAGTATCGCTCATGTTAACATGTTAGCAGAATGTGAAATTTTAACTAATGAAGAACGTGATCAAATTATTTGTGGATTAAAGGAGATTTTAGAGGAGATAGAAGCTGGTGATTTTGAATTTGAGATTGGCTTAGAAGATATTCATATGAATATTGAACAGAGTTTAATTGATAAGATTGGTTCTGTAGGTGGGAAATTACATACAGCTCGCAGCCGAAATGATCAGGTTGCTTTAGATTTACGCCTTTATCTTAGAGACCAGATTGAAGTTATACAGACTTTAATCGAAAAGTTACAGAAAGTATTATTGAATTTAGCTGAAGAGAATATTGATATCATTATGCCTGGTTATACGCATTTGCAGAGAGCACAGCCAGTTCGAGTAGCTCATCATTTATTAGCTTATTATTATAAATTAAAGCGCGATTATGACCGTCTAACGGATGTTTATAAACGGACTAATGTGTTGCCGTTAGGAGCTGGGGCTTTAGCAGGAACTACTTTCGATATCGACCGCCAGTTTGTAGCTGATGAGCTTGGATTTGACAAAGTAAGTCAAAATAGCCTTGATACAGTTAGTGATAGAGATTTTGTAATTGAATTTTTGGCTGCTAGTTCTACTCTAATGATGCATCTAAGTCGATTTAGTGAAGAATTAGTGCTTTGGACATCACAAGAGTTTGACTTTGTTGATATTGATGATGCTTTCTGTACTGGAAGTAGTATTATGCCCCAGAAGAAGAATCCAGATGTGCCGGAATTAATTCGTGGTAAGACAGGGCGAATTTATGGTCATTTAATGCAGCTTTTGACAGTAATGAAAGGGTTACCTTTGGCATATAATAAGGATATGCAGGAGGATAAAGAAGGGTTATTCGATACAGTAGATACTTTGCAGGGAGCTTTAGAATTATTTAGCCGTATGTTATCGAATACAAGTTTTAAGCAGGTTAAGTTAGAAGAAACGGCTGAAGATGGTTTTACTAACGCTACTGATGTAGCTGATTATTTAGTGGAAAAGGGGCTTCCTTTTAGAGAGGCACATGAAGTAGTTGGTAAGACGGTTTTATACTGTATTAAGGAAGACAAGAAACTGTCTGAACTTAAGTTGAAAGAATGGCAGAACTTCTCTGATAAATTTAGTGATGATATCTATCAAAAGATAGATATTGAAACGGCTGTAGATGCTAGAGATTCAGTTGGTGGTCCAGCCAAAGAAGAGGTTATGCGGGTAATTACAGCTGAAAATAAAGAATGGGAATGA
- a CDS encoding DUF2103 domain-containing protein has product MSGKYRINKIKQEHTIIEDILPLLENLAALKSIKSIIPGRISQRGGSGMQPYLQLKYNTPTGIKVLAKTSSSVQEVFVVTDYPDKTMRLMKEKGLVK; this is encoded by the coding sequence ATTAGCGGTAAATATAGAATTAATAAGATCAAGCAAGAACATACTATAATTGAAGATATATTACCTTTACTAGAAAATTTAGCTGCTTTGAAGAGCATTAAAAGTATTATACCTGGTCGAATTAGTCAACGTGGGGGTAGTGGAATGCAGCCGTATTTACAGTTAAAGTATAATACCCCAACAGGAATAAAGGTGTTAGCTAAAACTAGTTCCTCAGTTCAAGAGGTATTTGTAGTTACTGATTATCCTGATAAGACTATGCGTTTAATGAAAGAAAAGGGATTAGTGAAGTAA
- a CDS encoding WYL domain-containing protein — protein MFQELRLGIKEKRMVKMVYQNSQQDIRYCRVDPYKMTDKKLYGYCHLRGQEMIFNLENVLSVQLTDKNYTIHTD, from the coding sequence ATGTTTCAAGAGCTAAGGCTTGGAATTAAAGAAAAAAGAATGGTGAAGATGGTTTATCAGAATTCGCAACAAGATATCCGTTATTGCCGAGTTGACCCCTATAAAATGACAGATAAAAAGTTATATGGTTACTGTCATTTAAGGGGGCAAGAGATGATTTTCAATTTGGAAAATGTTTTAAGTGTTCAGTTGACTGATAAAAATTATACTATTCATACTGATTAA